The Cucumis melo cultivar AY chromosome 5, USDA_Cmelo_AY_1.0, whole genome shotgun sequence genome has a segment encoding these proteins:
- the LOC103493083 gene encoding (R)-mandelonitrile lyase 1-like produces the protein MPLHIKKFEKNTIMEHSLIMASFPLFILISMLHFHLGFPLSSNTSPNEDFRYMKFVHDASDLPTEEEYDYIIIGGGTAGCPLAATLSSNFSVLLLERGSEPTKYPSVLKEQSFLNVYTVEDDGENPFQRFVSEDGVENLRGRVLGGTSMLNGGFYSRGHREFFETAGVKWDMELVKKAYEWVEEGVVFEASLNNGWQYAFRNGLLEAGVGPYNEFDLNHRLGTKIGGSIFDKEGNRHGSVELLNKAHPNNLKVVVRATVEKIIFSGLSARGVLYSDSKGKLHTASIRRKGEIILSAGAIGSPQLLLLSGVGPKSHLSSLKLPIVLHQPHVGQSMSDNPRFTVNMVLPYPLVITAVKVVGTLDDNIHLQSITGFLPFSLPPSFSLLPRGFDSVNLSLATVVGKFSEVLSEGSLKLNSSTDVKKNPIVRFNYYSHPDDLAKCVRGVRKMGDFLKTATIEKIKIQDFEGKRSFAFLEPPLPENLSDIGVVEKYCKKTVTTYWHYHGGCLVGKVVDGNYRVMGVKNLRVVDGSTFSDSPGTNPMATLMMLGRYVGLNILRERSGVKNDLTNLIKPSHNTLF, from the exons ATGCCTCTCCacataaagaaatttgaaaaaaacaCAATAATGGAGCATAGTCTTATTATGGCTTCCTTTCCTCTATTCATTCTCATATCTATGCTTCACTTTCACTTGGGATTCCCCCTCTCCTCAAACACTAGCCCTAATGAAG attttAGATACATGAAGTTTGTACATGATGCTAGTGATTTACCAACAGAAGAAGAATATGACTACATAATAATAGGGGGAGGAACAGCAGGGTGTCCATTAGCTGCAACATTATCATCCAATTTCTCAGTCCTACTTCTTGAAAGAGGTAGTGAACCAACCAAATATCCCTCTGTACTGAAGGAACAAAGTTTCTTAAATGTCTACACGGTTGAAGACGATGGCGAAAATCCTTTCCAACGATTTGTTTCTGAGGATGGCGTGGAGAATTTAAGAGGACGAGTCCTTGGTGGTACTAGTATGCTCAATGGTGGATTCTACTCAAGGGGACATCGAGAGTTTTTTGAAACTGCTGGGGTTAAGTGGGATATGGAATTGGTGAAAAAGGCTTATGAATGGGTTGAAGAGGGTGTGGTGTTTGAAGCAAGTTTGAATAATGGTTGGCAATATGCTTTCAGAAATGGTTTGTTGGAAGCTGGAGTTGGTCCTTATAATGAATTTGATTTGAACCATCGTTTAGGGACTAAAATTGGAGGGTCAATTTTTGATAAAGAAGGAAATAGACATGGATCTGTGGAGCTTTTGAATAAGGCTCACCCTAATAATCTTAAAGTTGTCGTCCGAGCCACAGTAGAGAAAATCATCTTTTCTG GTTTATCAGCAAGAGGGGTTTTATATTCAGATTCCAAAGGAAAGTTACACACAGCATCCATCCGCAGAAAAGGAGAAATTATTCTAAGTGCAGGAGCCATTGGAAGTCCTCAACTTCTCCTTCTAAGTGGGGTTGGCCCAAAATCTCATCTTTCATCCTTAAAACTACCTATCGTTCTTCACCAACCACATGTCGGCCAATCCATGTCCGACAATCCTCGTTTCACTGTCAATATGGTGCTTCCATATCCATTGGTTATCACAGCCGTAAAAGTTGTTGGAACCTTAGATGACAATATCCATCTTCAATCTATCACAGGATTTTTACCATTTTCACTGCCTCCATCATTTAGTCTTCTTCCTCGTGGATTTGATTCCGTCAATTTGAGCTTAGCCACCGTCGTTGGAAAATTCTCTGAGGTTCTTTCTGAAGGGTCCTTGAAATTGAATTCTTCAACTGATGTGAAGAAAAATCCCATTGTTAGATTTAATTACTATTCTCATCCTGATGATCTTGCTAAATGTGTTAGAGGAGTAAGAAAAATGGGAGATTTTCTTAAAACTGCAACAATTGAAAAGATTAAGATACAAGATTTTGAGGGTAAGAGAAGTTTTGCGTTTTTGGAACCTCCGCTACCGGAAAATTTATCGGATATTGGTGTGGTTGAAAAGTATTGTAAGAAAACAGTGACGACTTATTGGCATTACCATGGAGGATGCTTGGTGGGAAAAGTTGTCGACGGTAATTATAGAGTCATGGGAGTTAAAAATTTGCGTGTAGTTGATGGCTCCACTTTTTCTGATTCACCTGGAACCAATCCTATGGCTACTCTCATGATGCTTGGCCG ATATGTTGGGCTTAACATATTGCGAGAGAGATCAGGAGTTAAAAATGATTTAACTAACCTAATTAAGCCGTCTCATAACACATTGTTCTAG